One Actinospica robiniae DSM 44927 genomic region harbors:
- a CDS encoding S53 family peptidase has translation MQLSRHKSRATRPVLITLAVVTPLVTSVLAAPPALAGTATARTTLTGTRPSWAATSSDAGTVPADTTQSVRVYLAGSDPGGLADYALAVSTPGNADYRRYLTPSQFEARFGSTSAQLSTVEGWLGGAGLRVTATNSHYVAASGSESQITAAFGTTVHRYRTAHGLESAPASSVSVPDAVAPDVLTISGLTTDSVGMTGDTRFTPLASDSDSGNVGACAAYDGQEKATTLPPAYGGTLDWDICGYTPAQLRSAYGVAGSGLTGRGVTIAVVDAGDAPTLEQDLDTYSENNGLPELRSGQFTENLPSDIATSCPSGPASESTLDVDAVHTMAPGADLVYVGADCGSLDGALDAETRVVDGHLADIVSDSWHLGIEQQLPPDLITAFDRVMEQGAVEGIGFYFSAGDSGDFSTATADGTAAVQYPASDPWVVSVGGTSLALGRSGGYRWETGWGSLSASLSSDGTWAPLPGSFAGGSGGGRSALFDQPAYQRGVVPGRLSTAAGASTPMREIPDIAADADPDTGMLIGLTISLVPGVAPQYLEGRAGGTSLATPLIAGIQADAEQAEGGIPLGFADPAIYRRYRSPAFRDVTDQPFGPGTTIAMADESLDFATGVFVDTAVTFARDESLAATPGYDDVTGVGTPTRAYLSSYLGR, from the coding sequence ATGCAGTTATCACGGCACAAATCACGTGCCACCCGTCCCGTCCTCATAACGCTCGCCGTCGTCACGCCGCTGGTGACGAGCGTGCTCGCCGCGCCGCCGGCCCTGGCCGGTACGGCCACGGCGCGCACCACGCTGACCGGTACGCGTCCTTCCTGGGCGGCGACTTCGTCTGACGCCGGCACGGTACCGGCCGACACCACCCAGAGCGTCCGCGTCTACCTGGCCGGGTCCGACCCGGGCGGGCTCGCCGACTACGCGCTCGCCGTCTCCACGCCGGGGAACGCGGATTACCGCCGCTACCTGACGCCCAGCCAGTTCGAAGCGCGCTTCGGCTCCACCTCGGCGCAGCTCTCGACCGTCGAAGGCTGGCTCGGCGGAGCTGGTCTGCGCGTCACCGCCACGAATTCGCACTACGTCGCCGCAAGCGGATCGGAGTCGCAGATCACTGCGGCGTTCGGCACGACCGTGCACCGCTACCGCACCGCGCATGGGCTCGAGTCGGCCCCCGCGTCATCGGTCAGCGTGCCGGACGCGGTGGCCCCGGACGTGCTGACGATCAGTGGGCTGACCACTGATTCCGTCGGCATGACCGGCGACACCCGGTTCACCCCGCTCGCGTCCGACTCGGACTCGGGGAACGTCGGCGCCTGTGCCGCCTACGACGGCCAGGAAAAGGCCACCACGCTCCCGCCCGCCTACGGCGGCACGCTGGACTGGGACATCTGCGGGTACACTCCCGCGCAGCTCCGATCCGCCTACGGCGTGGCGGGTTCGGGGCTGACCGGACGCGGCGTCACCATCGCCGTGGTCGACGCGGGGGACGCGCCGACCCTGGAGCAGGACCTGGATACGTACAGCGAGAACAACGGGCTGCCGGAACTGCGCTCCGGCCAGTTCACGGAGAATCTGCCCTCGGACATCGCCACGTCCTGCCCCTCGGGGCCGGCCTCCGAGTCGACGCTCGACGTCGACGCCGTGCACACGATGGCGCCCGGTGCCGATCTCGTCTACGTCGGCGCGGACTGCGGTTCTCTGGACGGCGCGCTGGACGCGGAGACCCGCGTCGTCGACGGCCACCTGGCCGACATCGTCAGCGACTCCTGGCACCTGGGTATCGAGCAGCAGCTCCCGCCCGATCTGATCACGGCGTTCGACCGGGTCATGGAGCAGGGCGCGGTCGAGGGGATCGGGTTCTACTTCTCCGCCGGGGACAGCGGCGACTTCTCGACGGCCACCGCCGACGGTACGGCGGCGGTGCAGTATCCGGCGAGCGACCCGTGGGTCGTCAGCGTCGGCGGCACCAGCCTCGCCCTCGGCCGCTCGGGCGGCTACCGCTGGGAGACCGGCTGGGGAAGCCTGTCCGCGTCGTTGTCGTCGGACGGGACCTGGGCTCCTCTGCCCGGGAGCTTCGCGGGCGGTTCGGGCGGCGGACGAAGCGCCCTGTTCGACCAGCCGGCCTACCAGCGCGGTGTCGTGCCCGGCCGGCTCAGCACCGCCGCCGGCGCGAGCACGCCGATGCGGGAGATACCCGACATCGCCGCGGACGCCGACCCTGACACCGGGATGCTCATCGGCCTGACCATTTCGCTCGTCCCCGGGGTCGCACCGCAATACCTCGAGGGCCGGGCCGGCGGAACCAGCCTCGCCACTCCGCTGATCGCCGGGATCCAGGCCGACGCCGAACAGGCCGAGGGCGGCATCCCGCTCGGGTTCGCCGATCCGGCGATCTACCGGCGTTACCGTTCCCCCGCCTTCCGCGACGTCACCGACCAGCCCTTCGGGCCCGGAACGACGATCGCGATGGCAGACGAGTCGCTCGATTTCGCGACGGGAGTGTTCGTCGATACGGCGGTCACCTTCGCGCGGGACGAGTCGCTCGCCGCGACCCCCGGGTACGACGACGTCACCGGCGTCGGCACCCCCACCCGGGCCTACCTCTCCTCCTACCTCGGACGATAG
- a CDS encoding MarR family winged helix-turn-helix transcriptional regulator produces MDERDEGRPATSTAHADGDVEVGAVAADLRLVVVQLLRRLREQAPGSDLTKSQSTVLGLLETLGSATATELAKAQGMRPQSMAAIVAALQSFGLVAGAPDPRDGRKTVLSLTEKAREEFRTGRLAKEDWLTSALVATLTPEQIAQVAEVVPLLRRLGQA; encoded by the coding sequence ATGGACGAGAGGGACGAGGGCCGCCCGGCCACGAGCACCGCGCACGCCGACGGCGACGTCGAGGTGGGCGCGGTCGCGGCTGACCTGCGGCTGGTCGTGGTGCAGCTGCTGCGCCGCCTGCGCGAGCAGGCCCCCGGCAGCGACCTGACCAAGTCCCAGTCCACGGTCCTCGGCCTGCTCGAGACGCTCGGCTCCGCCACCGCGACCGAGCTGGCCAAGGCGCAGGGGATGCGGCCGCAGTCGATGGCCGCCATCGTCGCCGCGCTCCAGTCCTTCGGGCTGGTCGCCGGCGCGCCCGACCCGCGGGACGGGCGCAAGACGGTGCTGAGCCTGACCGAGAAGGCGCGGGAGGAGTTCCGCACCGGCCGGCTGGCCAAAGAGGACTGGCTGACCTCGGCGCTCGTGGCGACCCTCACGCCTGAGCAGATCGCCCAGGTGGCCGAGGTCGTCCCGCTGCTGCGGCGGCTCGGCCAGGCCTAG
- a CDS encoding isochorismatase family protein, whose translation MAFTAIDPTTALIVIDLQRGIVDLPLAHAGSGVVDNSVRLVREFRSRNLPVVLVNVAGSPPGRTDENGGAAARRAFPDGWTALIDELDVQPSDILVTKYARGAFSGTGLTETLRGAGVTQVVIAGIATGSGVESTARTAHEDGFHVSLPVDAMTDSVLEKHDHSVAKVFPRIAETGTTDELLRLLESGQR comes from the coding sequence ATGGCCTTCACCGCCATCGACCCGACCACCGCGCTGATCGTGATCGACCTGCAGCGGGGCATCGTCGATCTGCCGCTGGCCCATGCCGGCAGCGGGGTGGTGGACAACTCGGTCCGCCTCGTGCGCGAGTTCCGCAGCCGCAACCTGCCGGTCGTGCTGGTCAACGTGGCCGGCTCGCCCCCCGGTCGCACCGATGAGAACGGCGGCGCAGCGGCGCGCCGCGCCTTCCCGGACGGCTGGACCGCGCTGATCGACGAACTCGACGTGCAGCCCAGCGACATCCTGGTGACCAAGTACGCGCGCGGCGCCTTCTCCGGCACCGGCCTGACCGAGACTTTGCGCGGCGCCGGCGTCACCCAGGTCGTCATCGCCGGCATCGCCACCGGCTCCGGCGTCGAGTCCACCGCCCGCACCGCGCACGAGGACGGCTTCCACGTCAGCCTGCCGGTCGACGCCATGACCGACAGCGTGCTGGAGAAACACGACCACTCCGTCGCCAAGGTCTTCCCGCGCATCGCCGAGACCGGCACCACCGACGAACTGCTGCGGCTGCTCGAAAGCGGGCAACGATGA
- a CDS encoding MFS transporter, with protein sequence MTAATAARPETPAPGEDSGREPGRGKPFGWRFISPLLLGSSLNPINSSMIATGLVGIGVDFHKGPGTTATLISVLYLCSAVMQPTMGKLATVFGARRVFLVGVSILLLGGVLGAAAPAFGFLVVSRALIGVGTSAAYPTAMALVRKRADELGTGVPSRVLGNFSIASQVTIVVGLPLGGVLAGAFGWRALFLVNVPLALLTLVCTLIGVPREGRRQVEHRSLATTVDVVGIALFAATIVGVLVFLSGLGQPRWWLLATALVLAGVLIGWERRASKPLIDVRMLARNPRVLRTYIRQTLASLGTYTALYGLSQWMEGAAHYSASQVGLILLPLSGVSVVLARMVSTKGWVKVPLVLTGVCLVLTGVVMLTITHSSPVLLLIGMSLLFGFANGFSGYANQATLYLQSSAKDIAVASGLYRTFTYFGAIFSSSLIAIAFGSSATDHGLHSVAYVISGIGVLTGLMALLDRTIPRRAEQKRGE encoded by the coding sequence ATGACAGCGGCCACCGCCGCGCGGCCCGAGACGCCCGCGCCCGGCGAGGACTCCGGCCGGGAACCCGGCCGGGGCAAGCCCTTCGGCTGGCGGTTCATCAGCCCTCTGCTGCTCGGCTCCAGTCTCAACCCGATCAACAGCTCGATGATCGCCACCGGGCTGGTGGGCATCGGCGTGGACTTCCACAAGGGCCCCGGCACCACCGCCACGCTCATCTCCGTGCTGTACCTGTGCAGCGCGGTGATGCAGCCGACCATGGGCAAGCTGGCCACCGTCTTCGGCGCGCGCCGGGTGTTCCTGGTCGGCGTCTCGATCCTGCTGCTCGGCGGCGTGCTCGGCGCGGCCGCGCCGGCCTTCGGCTTCCTCGTGGTCTCCCGGGCGCTGATCGGCGTGGGCACCTCGGCCGCGTATCCGACCGCGATGGCGCTGGTGCGCAAGCGCGCCGACGAGCTCGGCACCGGTGTGCCGAGCCGGGTACTGGGCAACTTCTCGATCGCCTCGCAGGTCACCATCGTGGTCGGGCTGCCGCTCGGCGGCGTGCTGGCCGGCGCCTTCGGCTGGCGCGCGCTGTTCCTGGTGAACGTGCCGCTGGCCCTGCTGACGCTGGTGTGCACGCTGATCGGGGTGCCGCGCGAGGGCCGCCGGCAGGTGGAACACCGCTCGCTGGCGACCACCGTGGACGTGGTCGGCATCGCCCTGTTCGCCGCCACGATCGTCGGCGTGCTGGTTTTCCTCTCCGGGCTCGGTCAGCCGCGCTGGTGGCTGCTGGCCACGGCGTTGGTGCTGGCGGGCGTGCTGATCGGCTGGGAGCGCCGGGCCTCGAAGCCGCTGATCGACGTGCGCATGCTGGCCCGCAACCCGCGCGTGCTGCGTACCTACATCCGCCAGACGCTCGCGTCGTTGGGCACGTACACCGCGCTCTACGGCCTGAGCCAGTGGATGGAGGGCGCGGCCCACTACTCGGCGTCCCAGGTGGGCCTGATCCTGCTGCCGCTCTCGGGCGTCAGCGTCGTGCTCGCGCGGATGGTGTCCACCAAGGGCTGGGTGAAGGTGCCGTTGGTGCTGACCGGCGTGTGCCTGGTGCTGACCGGCGTGGTCATGCTCACGATCACGCACAGCTCACCCGTCCTGCTCCTGATCGGCATGTCGCTGCTGTTCGGATTCGCCAACGGGTTCAGCGGATACGCGAACCAGGCGACGCTCTACCTGCAGTCGAGCGCGAAGGACATCGCGGTGGCCTCCGGTCTGTACCGGACGTTCACCTACTTCGGCGCGATCTTCTCCTCGAGCTTGATCGCCATCGCCTTCGGCAGCAGCGCAACCGACCACGGCCTGCACTCCGTGGCCTACGTGATCTCCGGCATCGGCGTGCTGACCGGCCTGATGGCGCTGCTGGACCGCACGATCCCGCGCCGCGCCGAGCAGAAGCGCGGCGAGTGA
- the cpt gene encoding chloramphenicol phosphotransferase CPT, protein MLNGGSSSGKSGIARCLQAVLPEQWLAFGTDSLIEAMPARMSTSADGIVLAADGEVSVGPEFRALQAAWREGIATMAREGAKIIIDDVFLGGAGTQQEWRKVLADVRVAWIGVHCEMAVATGRELARGDRVAGMAASQADSVHEGVRYDLEVDTTHTESLDCARAIAASIS, encoded by the coding sequence ATGCTCAACGGCGGCTCGAGTTCGGGCAAGTCCGGCATCGCGCGGTGCCTGCAGGCCGTACTGCCCGAACAGTGGCTGGCGTTCGGGACCGACTCGCTGATCGAGGCCATGCCGGCGCGGATGAGCACCTCCGCCGACGGGATCGTGCTCGCGGCGGACGGCGAGGTCAGCGTCGGGCCCGAGTTCCGCGCGTTGCAGGCGGCGTGGCGCGAGGGCATCGCGACGATGGCGCGCGAGGGCGCGAAAATCATCATCGACGACGTCTTCCTCGGCGGCGCGGGGACTCAGCAGGAGTGGCGCAAGGTCTTGGCCGACGTGCGCGTCGCCTGGATCGGCGTGCACTGCGAAATGGCCGTCGCGACCGGCCGCGAGCTCGCCCGCGGGGACCGCGTGGCGGGGATGGCCGCATCGCAGGCGGATTCGGTGCACGAGGGTGTGCGCTACGACCTCGAAGTCGACACCACACACACCGAGTCGCTGGACTGCGCCCGCGCCATCGCCGCCTCCATCAGCTGA
- a CDS encoding ATP-binding protein — protein sequence MRVDGVGGPKGNLPVGTTSFIGRRAELDELSALLSASRLVTITGVGGVGKSRLALAAAARAAGRFRDGVWLVRLSAVADADLLAYTVAAAVRLVDQTTRPPLDVLVDHLADRRLLLILDTCEHLVDACADLVERLLRGAPRLTVLATSRQSLGAVGEQTLRLAPLSLDPPRPEPPPGPVGVREPGEGEAPAALSEAVQLFVARAAAVTPDFAVTAENRAQVALVCDRLEGIPLAIELAAVRTRTLTPQQILDRLEDRFVLLHRPEEGEPAGERGVPDRHQRLLTTVGWSHELCGSDERLAWARLSVFPGAFDVQAARAVCADEWLPADAVHEVLTRMVAKSLLIRNGPAGAPRYRMLDTIREYGARWLTELGQSATARQRLRDHYLRLARRGEQAWFGPDQAGWFARMTLEHENIRAALELSLGEFDDGESALDLAGTLWFFWVGAGHLAEGRRFLHRALDAATAPGAGPATTKALWVIGYISVLQGDLPLAISMLIRCRALAKVEGDERAEAYAVHRLGCAALIGDRHARAAALFAEALDRYCALGEVNSNVIMGWVELAMAAAFTGELDRATRLCEQAVALCEEYGERWAKSYALYVLAFIAFTHAEPDRAAELARECLRINHSFHDLIGIVLPIELLALCAANAGECDHAAVLQGAAGRVWKTVGTPLFGSVYFGAAHVKCLDLAQGALGPERYQDLYERGLGLALDDAVACALGTTVNPCIARHDQRKDEARAAD from the coding sequence GTGAGGGTGGACGGCGTCGGGGGACCGAAGGGCAATCTGCCCGTCGGCACGACCAGTTTCATCGGCCGCCGGGCCGAACTGGACGAACTCAGTGCCCTGCTGTCCGCCTCCCGGCTGGTGACGATCACCGGCGTCGGCGGGGTGGGCAAGTCCCGGCTGGCCCTGGCCGCGGCCGCGCGCGCGGCGGGCCGGTTCCGGGACGGGGTCTGGCTGGTGCGGCTCTCCGCCGTCGCCGACGCCGATCTGCTCGCCTACACCGTGGCCGCGGCGGTGCGGCTGGTCGACCAGACCACCCGGCCGCCGCTGGACGTGCTCGTGGACCATCTGGCCGACCGCCGGCTGCTGCTCATCCTCGACACCTGCGAACATCTGGTCGACGCCTGCGCGGACCTGGTCGAGCGGCTGCTGCGCGGGGCGCCGCGGCTGACCGTGCTGGCCACCAGCCGCCAGTCCCTCGGCGCGGTCGGCGAGCAGACGCTGCGCCTCGCCCCGCTCTCGCTCGACCCGCCGCGGCCGGAGCCGCCGCCGGGGCCGGTGGGCGTGCGCGAGCCGGGCGAGGGCGAAGCCCCCGCGGCGCTCTCGGAGGCGGTGCAGCTGTTCGTGGCCCGGGCGGCCGCGGTCACCCCCGACTTCGCCGTCACGGCCGAGAACCGCGCGCAGGTCGCACTGGTCTGCGACCGGCTCGAGGGGATCCCGCTCGCGATCGAGCTCGCCGCCGTGCGGACCAGGACCCTGACACCGCAGCAGATCCTGGACCGGCTCGAGGACCGCTTCGTCCTGCTGCACCGGCCGGAGGAGGGGGAGCCGGCCGGCGAGCGCGGCGTGCCGGACCGGCATCAGCGGCTGCTGACCACGGTCGGCTGGAGCCATGAGCTGTGCGGCAGCGACGAAAGGCTGGCCTGGGCCCGGCTTTCGGTCTTCCCCGGGGCTTTCGACGTGCAGGCCGCGCGGGCCGTGTGCGCCGACGAGTGGCTGCCGGCCGACGCGGTGCACGAGGTGCTGACCCGGATGGTCGCGAAGTCCCTGCTGATCCGCAACGGCCCGGCCGGCGCCCCGCGCTACCGGATGCTCGACACGATCCGCGAATACGGCGCGCGCTGGCTGACCGAGCTGGGCCAGAGCGCGACCGCGCGGCAGCGGCTGCGCGACCACTACCTGCGGCTGGCCCGGCGCGGCGAGCAGGCCTGGTTCGGGCCGGACCAGGCCGGCTGGTTCGCCCGGATGACCTTGGAGCACGAGAACATCCGGGCCGCGCTCGAGCTGAGCCTGGGCGAGTTCGACGACGGCGAGAGCGCGCTCGACCTGGCCGGCACGCTCTGGTTCTTCTGGGTCGGCGCCGGGCATCTGGCCGAGGGGCGGCGCTTCCTGCACCGCGCCCTGGACGCCGCGACGGCTCCCGGGGCCGGGCCGGCCACCACCAAGGCGCTGTGGGTGATCGGCTATATCTCGGTGCTGCAGGGAGATCTGCCCCTCGCCATCAGCATGCTGATCCGATGCCGGGCGCTGGCCAAGGTGGAGGGGGACGAGCGGGCCGAGGCGTACGCGGTGCACCGGCTCGGCTGCGCCGCCCTCATCGGCGACCGGCACGCCAGGGCCGCGGCCCTGTTCGCCGAGGCGCTGGACCGCTACTGCGCCCTCGGCGAGGTCAACAGCAACGTGATCATGGGCTGGGTGGAGCTGGCCATGGCCGCGGCCTTCACCGGCGAACTCGACCGCGCCACCCGGCTGTGCGAGCAGGCGGTCGCGCTGTGCGAGGAGTACGGCGAACGCTGGGCCAAGTCGTACGCGCTGTACGTGCTCGCCTTCATCGCCTTCACCCACGCCGAGCCGGACCGCGCCGCCGAACTGGCCCGCGAGTGCCTGCGCATCAACCACTCCTTCCACGACCTGATCGGCATCGTGCTGCCGATCGAGCTGCTCGCCCTGTGCGCCGCGAACGCGGGGGAGTGCGACCACGCCGCGGTGCTGCAGGGAGCGGCCGGGCGGGTGTGGAAGACGGTCGGCACACCGCTTTTCGGCTCGGTCTACTTCGGCGCCGCGCACGTGAAGTGCCTCGATCTGGCCCAGGGGGCGCTGGGGCCGGAGCGGTATCAGGATTTGTATGAACGTGGCCTGGGTCTCGCCTTGGACGACGCCGTCGCCTGCGCGCTCGGCACCACTGTCAACCCGTGCATCGCGCGGCACGATCAACGCAAGGACGAGGCTCGCGCGGCCGACTGA
- a CDS encoding chitinase — translation MRRYRAAIAAASSTALLAAGTVAGVTLSTSTAYAATALSSNWYASAPYDMPLDNNPPSLTSVLAATGEKAFVLAFVLAENGSSCAPAWDGGSSTVSSSDAVGSQISALRAAGGDVSVSFGGYNGTKLGQVCGSASATAAAEQSVISAYGLHAIDLDLEEPEYESSSAIANELGAAQILQHNNAGLYISVTIPGTTSGTGWFGEQLLDEAKTLGFTPNDYTIMPFDGGFSGASSQISALQSFNGILTSTFGWSSATAYAHEGVSSMNGRTDSAEYFYQSDFQSVLSWAESVGLGRYSFWSVNRDRECSPPDNNGTLSGTCSSVTQNSWDFTKYDAEFAGATPPVTSSPTTSQPSASASPSSTGGSGGGSCATAWSSTTAYTSGAKVSYNGHNWTANQWNYNEAPGGSSGAWNDNGAC, via the coding sequence GTGCGCAGATACCGGGCCGCGATCGCCGCGGCCTCCAGCACGGCCCTGTTGGCCGCCGGCACCGTCGCCGGCGTCACGCTCTCCACGTCGACGGCCTACGCCGCGACCGCGCTCAGCAGCAACTGGTACGCCTCGGCTCCGTACGACATGCCGCTGGACAACAACCCGCCGAGCCTCACCTCGGTGCTCGCGGCCACCGGCGAGAAGGCGTTCGTGCTCGCCTTCGTGCTCGCCGAGAACGGCAGCAGCTGCGCCCCGGCCTGGGACGGCGGCTCGTCCACGGTCTCCTCCTCGGACGCGGTGGGCAGCCAGATCAGCGCCCTGCGGGCGGCCGGCGGCGACGTGTCCGTCTCCTTCGGCGGCTACAACGGCACCAAGCTCGGCCAGGTCTGCGGCAGTGCCTCGGCCACCGCCGCGGCCGAGCAGAGCGTGATCAGCGCCTACGGCCTGCACGCGATCGACCTGGACCTGGAAGAGCCCGAATACGAGAGCTCCTCGGCCATCGCCAACGAACTCGGCGCGGCGCAGATCCTGCAGCACAACAACGCCGGGCTCTACATCTCGGTCACCATCCCGGGCACCACCTCGGGCACCGGCTGGTTCGGCGAGCAGCTGCTGGACGAGGCCAAGACCCTCGGCTTCACCCCGAACGACTACACGATCATGCCCTTCGACGGCGGCTTCAGCGGCGCGTCCAGCCAGATCAGCGCGTTGCAGTCGTTCAACGGCATCCTGACCTCGACCTTCGGCTGGAGCTCGGCCACCGCGTACGCGCACGAGGGCGTCTCCTCGATGAACGGGCGCACCGACTCGGCCGAGTACTTCTACCAGTCCGACTTCCAGAGCGTGCTGAGCTGGGCCGAGAGCGTGGGCCTCGGCCGGTACTCGTTCTGGTCGGTCAACCGCGACCGCGAGTGCAGCCCGCCGGACAACAACGGCACGCTCTCGGGCACCTGCTCCTCGGTCACCCAGAACAGCTGGGACTTCACCAAGTACGACGCCGAGTTCGCCGGCGCCACCCCGCCGGTGACGTCCTCGCCGACCACCTCGCAGCCGTCCGCCTCGGCCTCGCCCTCGTCGACCGGCGGCAGCGGCGGTGGCAGTTGCGCGACGGCGTGGAGCTCGACCACCGCGTACACCTCGGGCGCCAAGGTCTCCTACAACGGCCACAACTGGACGGCCAACCAGTGGAATTACAACGAGGCGCCCGGCGGCTCCTCCGGTGCCTGGAACGACAACGGCGCCTGCTGA
- a CDS encoding DUF445 domain-containing protein translates to MRALSPSEAEKLRGLRRMKAVASAALVVATAVYVLARWQSGRGAGWAGYVEAAAEAAMIGATADWFAVTALFRHPLGLPIPHTAIIPRRKEALGRSLGEFVGENFLAGSVVRTRLRAVGLAGRLGSWLADTEHADRLAVEASGLVRGSLSVLDDVKVRQALTDTVTRGLGRTPAGPPAGRLLARLTESGAHKPIVDLLAERAQQWLQAHPEAVEIAVESRAPGWTPRFLDDRMARRIYRELLRASQAVREDPNHVVRRAIDSYLAKLAEDLRKDPDTMARADRLKQELLEHPATQRAATAAWDELRRIVLAGFTDEGGELRLRLRDAIVSVGQRLGRDGEWRERADGWVEQAAVHVVTTYRDEITALITDTVNAWDGEETSRKIEIQVGRDLQFIRINGTVVGALAGLLIYTLSRLSGLGG, encoded by the coding sequence GTGAGAGCCCTGTCACCCTCGGAAGCCGAGAAGCTGCGCGGCCTGCGCCGGATGAAGGCCGTGGCGAGCGCCGCTCTGGTGGTCGCCACGGCCGTCTACGTGCTGGCCCGCTGGCAGAGCGGCCGCGGCGCCGGCTGGGCCGGCTATGTGGAGGCGGCCGCCGAGGCCGCGATGATCGGCGCGACCGCCGACTGGTTCGCGGTGACCGCGCTGTTCCGCCACCCGCTCGGGCTGCCCATCCCGCACACCGCGATCATCCCGCGGCGCAAGGAGGCGCTCGGCCGGTCGCTCGGCGAGTTCGTCGGCGAGAACTTCCTGGCCGGCTCGGTGGTGCGCACCCGGCTGCGCGCGGTGGGCCTGGCCGGGCGGCTCGGCAGCTGGCTGGCCGACACGGAGCACGCCGACCGGCTCGCGGTCGAGGCCTCCGGGCTGGTGCGCGGCTCGCTCTCGGTGCTCGACGACGTGAAGGTGCGTCAGGCCCTGACCGACACGGTCACCCGGGGCCTCGGCCGCACCCCGGCCGGTCCGCCGGCCGGGCGGCTGCTGGCCCGGCTGACCGAATCCGGCGCGCACAAGCCGATCGTGGACCTGCTGGCCGAACGCGCCCAGCAATGGCTCCAGGCGCATCCCGAGGCGGTCGAGATCGCGGTGGAGAGCCGCGCGCCCGGGTGGACCCCGCGGTTCCTCGACGACCGGATGGCCCGCCGGATCTACCGCGAACTGCTGCGCGCGAGCCAGGCCGTGCGCGAGGACCCGAACCACGTGGTGCGCCGCGCGATCGACTCCTACCTGGCGAAGCTGGCCGAGGACCTGCGTAAGGACCCGGACACCATGGCCCGGGCGGATCGGCTCAAGCAGGAGCTGCTCGAGCACCCGGCCACCCAGCGGGCGGCGACGGCGGCCTGGGACGAGCTGCGCCGGATCGTGCTGGCCGGATTCACCGACGAGGGCGGGGAGCTGCGGCTGCGGCTGCGCGACGCCATCGTCTCGGTCGGGCAGCGGCTCGGCCGGGACGGCGAGTGGCGGGAACGGGCCGACGGCTGGGTCGAGCAGGCGGCCGTGCACGTGGTGACGACCTATCGGGACGAGATCACGGCCCTGATCACCGACACCGTCAACGCCTGGGACGGCGAGGAGACCTCGCGCAAGATCGAGATCCAGGTCGGCCGGGACCTGCAGTTCATCCGGATCAACGGCACCGTGGTGGGCGCCCTGGCCGGGCTGCTGATCTACACGCTCTCCCGGCTCAGCGGCCTGGGCGGCTAG
- a CDS encoding TetR/AcrR family transcriptional regulator: MATATVPAPAPAARVTRRRAQTRARLLDAAFEVFAATGFGQASIESVCDAAGYSRGAFYSNFTDLDELFFALYDDRAKLIAGQLAASLAPVEGAAEPPTDELVARVTEVLLLDRDWLLVKTEFLLHAARRPAVAEVLARHRAALREAVAARLREMAAHRPSPPLLGDADAAAAAVVAVYDGVTVQLLLDGDTAAARAWLRNLLSTLLSAPTTKDTAHGR, encoded by the coding sequence ATGGCCACGGCGACCGTTCCCGCCCCCGCCCCCGCGGCGCGGGTCACCCGGCGCCGCGCGCAGACCCGGGCCCGGCTGCTCGACGCCGCCTTCGAGGTCTTCGCCGCCACCGGCTTCGGCCAGGCCTCGATCGAGTCCGTGTGCGACGCCGCCGGATACAGCCGCGGCGCGTTCTACTCGAACTTCACCGACCTCGACGAGCTCTTCTTCGCCCTCTACGACGACCGGGCCAAGCTGATCGCCGGTCAGCTCGCCGCGTCCCTGGCCCCGGTCGAGGGCGCCGCCGAGCCGCCGACGGACGAGCTCGTCGCCCGGGTCACCGAGGTCCTGCTGCTCGACCGGGACTGGCTGCTGGTCAAGACCGAGTTCCTGCTGCACGCCGCCCGCCGCCCGGCCGTCGCCGAGGTCCTCGCCCGGCACCGCGCCGCGCTGCGCGAGGCGGTCGCCGCCCGGCTGCGCGAGATGGCCGCGCACCGCCCCTCGCCCCCGCTCCTCGGCGACGCGGACGCCGCCGCGGCCGCGGTCGTCGCCGTCTACGACGGGGTGACCGTGCAGCTGCTGCTCGACGGCGACACCGCCGCCGCCCGCGCCTGGCTGCGGAACCTGCTCAGCACGCTCCTGTCCGCCCCCACCACGAAGGACACCGCCCATGGACGCTGA